CTCCAACGTCTTCTCGTGGCTCTTGGCCACCGATGGGACTCATGAGCTCGGCGATGTCTTCCAGCAGATCTTCCTCAGAAGGGTCAATGCGGAGCTGCCCGGCGACGCGCAGCTGCCAACCACGGGCTATCGCGTCATCCAGGAGGTCGACACCAGGGGAGGCGAAGAGATCGCCGGTGGCGATGTCGGCATGGACATCGCCGACATCGTCCTGGCGCGGTCAGACGCGGCGGTCGCGATCGAGAACTACGGCACCTCCGATGGGCACGGTCACGATTACCACCGCTATCTCTCGCACGCGGTGGCGACCGCGAGAGTGGGCGCTGTCGTGCTCCTATGTCATCGCCGCGAGACGCATCTCCAGAGGGATGGCTGGGAGCAGGCCATCGTCGTGACCTATTCCGAGGTGCTAGAGGATCTGCAGGCCCATATAGCGCGTGACTCCTCGTGGGGCAGTCTCCACCCGGAACAGAACTTCTTCGTCCAGCATATGATTCATTATTTCGTGGAGGGACCGGCTGCGGTGAACCTTGAAGACCAGATCTCTTTTGTGAAGACGATGTGCGAGACGGGGGAGGCTGAGCGGTACGGGTTCAGGCCCCAAGAGCGCGCCGTTCAGGAGTTCGCCGACCTCGTCGCTGAGCATGCTCGGCAACAGTTCGAGGACGGCCGGAAGACACTTGCCGCAGTGAAGGCCGGTCTGCGGGCATTCGCCCGAGCGACGTTGATGCAACAGTTGAACGATGCTCTGGAGAACGGACCGGTGGAGCGGGTCCTGACCCGGTTCGTCGGCAAGTGGGAGTGGTGCGTCGAGCTGCACCGCGGAGAGGGGAGGCCCACGATCTTCATCGTCTTCGGGCCGACGGCATTGGCGGAGAACGCTCAAGTGCCGCAGCAGCTCGTTGAGCCAGACTTCTCTCGGGTGTTCATGTCTCTTGCCGGTGTGGACGGACAGGGCCCGACGAAGATGGTGCAGACCGACGTGGGCCTCGGTGAAGTGATCAACGGTCTGTCCGGCGACGACGAACGGCTGCGGGATGCCGCGCTTGCCTTGGTGGGCGACACCTGAGGCCGCGAGGTCCGAGCCGCCGGCGGTGCGGCGTGCGAACGGTCTCCATCAGCTGCACCAAGAGGGCGGGGCAACAGCGAGTCACGCCAATCAGTCACGTGCCTGTTCGGCGGATCGCACCGACGCCCTGAGCTGATCAAGGACCTCTGGCTTCCCCGCAGCGTGGTAGAGCGCCAGGTCGACCTGCCGCGGGACGACCGTTTGGCCTTCGACTATGGCATCCTGCATCTCTTCGACGAGGTCGACCACGATCTCGAGGTAGTTCCTGTAGTGGTGTCGACGACCCTTCGGCGTCCTGCCGAGAGCCTTCAGCGACTTGTTAACCCTGCGGTCCCACACAGCCATCCGGGTCGGGCTCATCGCCAGCAAGACGGCGGAGGCGATCGCACCGCCACCTCCAAGACCGGGGATCCCTCGCAGCAGCTGGCGCGCTTCATCACCGGCATTCGGGATCGACTTCGACGAATCGTTGACGAGGTTGAATGCGCGTGCGGTGATCTCGCGGACCTTTGCGTCCGGGGTGTTCATCAGCTTCTTCGACCACGGAGCGGTGGCGGTGGAACGCTTCCACACCACCAGCGCTCCAATATCCGCTTTCCCGATGGAGCCCTGGTCGCCCACGCGGGCCGAGACCTCACGGAGGACCTCGTCGTAAGCGGTCTCGGTGTGCGTCGGCTGCGAGGTCTGCAGCGTCTCCAGCAGGATCTCGCCGACAGTTGCTTCGCGCATGGTTGCATCCATTCCGTAGTGCTCGTGAGTAGGGCTTCACCTGACATCGTTGCCAGAGATATACCCCAAGATCAGGCGAACCCGTGGATCCTGAGGGCGCGCCGCTCAAGGATGCCGGCCCACCCGGCTCGTCGGTATCGAACTTCGAGAGTGTGGTTGTTCGGCATTCGCAGCACCAGGCCATCGCCGGGGGTGATCTGGAAGCCGCGCCACGACTCGTTGGCTGAGATGACCTCGCCCCCGCCGACGTCGGAGTCCAGCACGGCGTAGAAAGGCTCGTCATTGAGCTCAGATGGGGTGAGCGGATTCCACATCGGTGTCTCATTCACGATGGTGCTGAACCCCATGTAGCGTACGCGGAGGATCTTTACCGGGAGAGGCGACTGGTTTCGCAACACCCATGAGTCGGGGATCGGTTCGCCGAAGTCATCCTTCGCAGGCTTGCTCCGTGTGATGACTACACCGCGGGGCAGGAGGAGCCACAGTGCGATGCTCACGATGGTGGAAGCCAATAGGCCGATCAGGAAGTTCTCGATCACCCGCTCAGCTTGGCATCTGCCCCTGACAGGCGACTTCCGTTGTCTCACCTCGGCGCGGCAATCGTCGACGTGGACCTTGCCGTACCGGGGTGACACGATGCCCGGCCTGCGCTGAGACCTCGCGGGTAGTCTCGCTTCCATGAGAGAGGGTTCAAAGTTCACCAGCGCGCAATGGCTCGAGGGCCTCCTCCCAGAGGTTAATTCGGCTCGAA
The window above is part of the Brachybacterium vulturis genome. Proteins encoded here:
- a CDS encoding PD-(D/E)XK nuclease family protein; amino-acid sequence: MSDLVTALMPALSRSLAEQFNVFRVMHHGTHEKQLSNVFSWLLATDGTHELGDVFQQIFLRRVNAELPGDAQLPTTGYRVIQEVDTRGGEEIAGGDVGMDIADIVLARSDAAVAIENYGTSDGHGHDYHRYLSHAVATARVGAVVLLCHRRETHLQRDGWEQAIVVTYSEVLEDLQAHIARDSSWGSLHPEQNFFVQHMIHYFVEGPAAVNLEDQISFVKTMCETGEAERYGFRPQERAVQEFADLVAEHARQQFEDGRKTLAAVKAGLRAFARATLMQQLNDALENGPVERVLTRFVGKWEWCVELHRGEGRPTIFIVFGPTALAENAQVPQQLVEPDFSRVFMSLAGVDGQGPTKMVQTDVGLGEVINGLSGDDERLRDAALALVGDT